The segment GGAAAACAAGGCATACTATCTCAAAAGCAGGTTCAGTTAATAGATGCACTATTTGTAGAGAAAGGGGCCACAATAGATCAACATGTCCTACTAGACCAGCAGATGTAGCATCCACTTCAAGGCCAAAAAACAAGAAAcctaaaaaaagtaaaaaaagagAAAGGTATGCTATTAAAACAATATAATTTAAATGGAACATCCAACTCATTAACTACATATTTGTATAGCAGGTAAAGTGGAACCAGTTCAAGTGGATCCAGTTCAAGCAGATCCAGTGGATCCAGTTCAAGTACCAGCTCCACATGTTGATCCAGTTCAAGCAGATCTAGTGGATCCAGTTCAAGTACCAGCTCCACATGTTGAACCAGTTCAAGAAGATCCAATGGATCCACTTCAAGTACCAGCTCCACATGTTGAACCAGTTCAAGCAGATCCAGTGGATCCAGTTGATGTACCAGCTCCACATGTTGAACCAGTTCAAGTAGATGATCCACATCCAGATGTTGATGTCCCTGCTCAACCAGTTGCAACTAGGCAGAGGATACGGAAATACTCAGAAAGAATTACCAAGATAGGGTTGAGGAGGaaggttttgaagaaagaaggaagcACTGGACACAACCCAATGGTGTTGGAATGATTTTATTTGGAAAGACAAACTTTTAGTCTTGTAATTATGTAATTGGGAAAACTTTAAGAATCATGGCACATGGCACATCTTTTGACATATTAGGACAACTGTGGGCACAGCTTTTGTAATAGTGCACATGCTGATGGAATATTACAACTTTGTCTTTTATCTATATGCTTTGGTGTATGGTTATTTGCATATAGATTGTTTAATCTTATATTATCTATCATAAATCAAGTAGATTTAGTATTAATACATTAAGCAAtgtttgatgttgttgttgttgttgttaatctggaccattttacccttggatcACATCAACACATTAACAATTGATTACTGCCAAATTTAATctagaccattttacccttggatcACATCAAGACATTAACAATTGATTAATGCCAAGATTTAGTCATAATACATTAAGAAATGTTTGATGTATCCAATGTGGTTAATCTGGACCATTTTACCTTTGGATCACATCAACACATTAACAATTGATTAGTGCCAAATTTAATctggaccattttacccatgcATCATGTCCAATTCATTAACCTTTTAAATACATTAATACTTCTTGGAAAGCACTCAAAACATCAAACTATCATTAATCAAAAAGATTTAGTCATAATACATCAAACAAATTACAACATTAAGGATTACATTTAGTCTTTGAATACAGCTAAACTAAGGGTTAAATTAAGGGCTAAACTACTTCTTAAACACAAACAACAGAAACAACACAATCATCACAACTTTATGAGTAAATAGCTTCCATTTGAGTTTTTCAAACTCTTGTCTAAAAACCAAATTTTCTTGTTCCATCTTCATCTTACATATGTTGATCTCGTTTTCCAATATAGAAACTTTGAGGGTTAAATTGCACAGTTCTTTTTTGTCCTTCCCAGAATTGACTTCATTTTCAGGGGTTTCAGGCTCCAACCATTCCCAGAACTTGCATTTTGGTCCTTCATTCTTGAAAAAAGTAACAAATTGGTTAAAGAAAGAAGATTAAACGAAAAGTAAAAAACAATTGCTTTACCATGGAGTTAGGGCACAATCTGAATTTTTTTCCTGGATTGTCTTTAGTTCGTGAAGTTCGTACACGAGATGGTAACCCACAGTAACAAGGATTTTCAGGTTGAAATTCAGCATTTCGTTTGGAagaaatagaagaagaagaagaagaagaagaagacatgtCGATCTAGGGCAAGAACGATGCAGTACTGCAACTTTGCAATTAATAAGCCCAGTTTATGGCACATAATGCCACGTAATATCCACATAAGTAGTAACCTacaacaaccggtatcaagggTTTTGGTGAGCAGGATTATTAAGTTCAGTGGTAtaataaagacaaaaaaaaaaaaaaaaaaaaaaaaaaaaaaaaagataagggaccaaatgagtacttATAGAACACTTTATTACCCTCAAaggtcattttccctaaatttaTCAAGCAAAAACTCTCCACCAAGACATGGCAAGCATGTGGCCACGTCGTTGGACTTCAAATTCCTCAAAATGTTTACTTTTGTTGACACAATCCAGCAATCTTGTTCCTAGCTCCGTATTTCTGCTCCTTTTATCTTAAGCATGTCTTTTTTGGTACAAAATAAAGTTTTAACATACTAAGTATCTTTTATCTTTAATTTAAGACTAAATGTAGCTAAAAACATAGAAATGCCGCATAATAATATATGAAATCATTGGGTATTAATGGCATTTAGCCTATAAGGTGATGAGCCAAATGAGCTATTCTTAGCTGAAAAGAAAGAGGAACATGATTGTTTACTTGTGGAAAAGTTGTAACCAAAGAAAATGGGAAGCATTAATAAGTGTTATTTTAAAAATAGGGAAGTGTTTCATATACAATAATTTTTCtacatacacaacaatttatgttttatagAGATGTACAATAACACTTTAATATATAAACTGTTTTgtatggaaaaaaaaaatattatgtacGAATCAGCTCTTTTTaaataaaaagattttgttttgtattttattatattttttggaTATATtaaataaagagtaaattacacgaatagtccctATGGTATACGGTAATTTGCGtacttggtccctaacttatttttttaactcgaaagatccctactatttgtttttgttacgcgcttggtccttactatttgtttttgttacgcgtttggtacctttcttacctaaaaagactattatttaaataggaaaaaatgatgGGGTATGTAAGGTAAGGTGATGAGGTGggtttggggtgtgtttatttaatataaattaaaaaaacaaggccaaaatagtcattttagataagacatggaccaaatgtgtaataaaaacaaacaatagggaccttccgagttaaaaaaagaaGTTAGAGACCAAATGTGCAAATTacacaaaccatagggaccattcgtgtaatttactcttaaataaAAGAAGTTTTTTAGGCGTTAAATACTaattttaatgtaattaaaataaagaaaaattacgATTTTCTAACATATGCTCTAAGgacatataaaaaaaacattaattatagaaatattaccataattaaatatgaaatgcattaattatataaaatattcttcataattgatgcatttcatattttTCAATTAGAAATATTCTATATAACTtacatatttaatatttaattatgataatatttttcataattaataCTTTTTATATATGTCTTTAGAGCACATCTtaaaaaatctcaatctaagagttaaataaactcaaaattaattATCTTTATTTTTAGGATGTGAAAGACATACCCTACTCTTGTTGAAGGAAATTCTTTGTGTTGGCTCAACATATTTGACTCCTCTTGTCCAACAAGCAAACTTCATCGCCATATATTGTCATCTCTTTAGAGAAGAAAGGCTTTGACAATTTATAGAAAACAAATAACtattgtctaagcccataaagtaCCTTCTGAATTACCCTCAAAGACCTTTAATTAAAGCCTTCTAAGCTTGTGGTCTCACGtgtatacaaaaatattttctttcccTGAATTCCctctttataatatatatatatatatatatatatatatatatatatatatatatatatatatatatatatatatatatatatatatatatatatatatatatatatatatatatatatatatatatatatatatatatatatatatatgttctttcTTTAGCTTGTAACAGTTATATATTACACTCCATTCTTTTATTTATCTTTTCTGAACACTATTAAACCCTATTCAAATTTCACAAGGATTTCAAAGATTATACTGATCATAATTAAGTTTAGTATTCTGTAATCTTTTTTAAAGTTCTTGATCGAACGGACATCAGTTACTCCACTGGGCAACGAGAACAAAAAAGAAACGACATGCATGAGTGACACGTGGACCTCAGGTCACGTTTTCCGTCATTTTAGCGTCTCCTCCGTCACCAACCCCGCTCTCATGTATAAGTACTCATCGACTCGCACTGCATGCTCTCAAAACGTTTTTCCTCAATACACACAAACAGAGATATATACATTTAGGGAGAGAGAATGAAGgcattgtagagagagagagagagagttctgTTGAGAAGATCTAGCTAGAGAGAGAGTAATTAGGTTTTGATCGATCGATCTGTGTGCGCGATTATCGTAATAAGACAATGGAGAATTTGCCTGAATCGTTGTATGTGGATCCGGAAGGTGGTTCTAGCTCTAATTCCGCCCCAAAGAACACCGCCAGACGACAACCACAACCACAACAGTTCTCGGCGTCTGATCGTGCTGAAATTCAGCAGTTGATCAACTTGCTTAACCACCCTCATACAAGAGCTGAGGCTATTACGCAGCTCAACAGGGTGTACACGAGGCACAAGGTATTCATTTCTCTACATATATAGTTCGATGCATatctgtttgtgtgtgtgtgtgtgttttggatcGAGGATTTGGTGATTGAATTTTTCCTACAGATCAGCGTTAGTGATTTGCATGTTTACATTTTATGCTGAATTTGAACTTTGATCAGATTATCTGATACTGATCGGATCGAATTTATGAAATCAAATCTGCTGTTAAATCGTATATGATGAACCGATTGCCCGTTTCTCACTTTAGATGATCAAATTAGCAGAAACGTACTTCATTTATTTGTGTGTTTGATCGACATGCAAAATCCTTGTATTGATTTTCCCATTTATATGAAATACTTGTTCAGTTGTTTGTTCAAAATCTGTTTTCTCCCCAATCTACTGTTCTTATAGCGTCGAAATTGGTATTGATTGTACTATTATCAATTGATAATTCTaactttttaaagttttttttggagGGGAAATTGATTCATGATGAAAAAGTTACTTGAAATTAAAAGGTGATGAGAGTTTTCCGATCACTTTATAAGTCGTCGGCGACGCCACACCGGTCTTGTGATATCAGATCACATTCAAATGATGAGAAAAGAAAGACTTTGTTGTTTAGCAATGTTTGTTAGATTTTCAGTTGAATTTTTGGGAATTTTTCAACTAACTGAGTATATATAATATGAATTTTGTTTTTTTCTAATTCAATGTTTGCAataaattatattaaaatattactaTTATTTTTATACAATTTACCAATCACAACAATATTTCGTTTTCCGAAAACaacaataattattttaaaaagttcGTTTTTGGAATTGCTGTGAAAAAAATTCCTCCATATTTAGAAAATCAACCTTTACATTTCTTTATTTACCACAATAATCTCCAAAAAAAAATTGATAGCAAAAATGCGGTGAAGGTGGATCGAACACCTGACCTTCAGATCTTCAGTCTGACGCTCTCCCAACTGAGCTATCCCCGCTATTGATGTAAATTAAGATAAACGGCATCTAATATAGCTTTAAAACATCCTTTCAAGAAATACAAATTTGGAACCTTTATTATTGATTTTGATTTGAtatatattgttttctacttatATATTATAGATTTGTTACATAAGCTTCGTTATGTTTATCCTTGTTAATATAGGGAAAAGGAGGTCGTGAGTTGGGGTTGCTACTTTGGAATTCAAGAGACACAATCTTTTCATTGTTGGAGGTATACACTTATATAACCTCATAAAATAATGAAATAATGTGGATCGATCATATAAATAAATTTGAGATTAAATTAAAGATATACAGCATTATTAAACATTACTTAATAGAATTATACAACAGAAAGCTCTCTATAATTCTTTGCTATTTTCAGGAACTTTTGGGGGTATACAAGTTGTTGTCGCCTCCTAAGCTTGGTATGGGGGAAGCTACAAGAGTTTGTAATGCACTGGCCTTACTTCAGGTAACTATTACTGAATATTTAAAACTTTTTCCTATTGAAATATTTTTTCCAATTCTTGTtaattatatgatttaggaaATTATGAAAATTGTTTTTGGTGGGTCATTCACATGTTGCAAAATGCTATTGTGTGTGAGTGTTAAAAGACACCAATAACTTTTTAAGTGTTCCTATCTTGGTCAACAAATACAACAATTATGACATGTGTTGCAAAAGTGATCATTGGTGACTATTTGCAAATGTCATAGTTAAGCAAGCagtcaaagaaaaaaaaatgatacaAAGAATTTGACTGATTCGATCGATAGACATATGTTTATTAGTAGGAATCAAAGAACTCTTGTTTATTACTTGTTTGAATGTTTATAAAATGAATCTTATAATCACTAGTTACAAATTACTTATAATCGAAAAAACCCTAACAATTGTTGGGTCAGactatatataaataattttggAATGACAAAATAGGTCCTGATATAACAACAAATAAGAAGATCTAGAGTGTGGTTAATTTTAAAACTTTGggaaattttgtaaaaaaaaaaagccTGGATGAATGCTTAATCACAATTTGTTATGGTTTTAAAGtacaaaaaatgactttttatatgtatgtttaaGCTATATTCAACACCCTACGgttaatttattttttgatttttttttaggtTGGTTTATAATAAAAGCTAGTTTTTTAAAaagttatttatattaatatttcaACAAGcttattgaatttttttaaatttggACAAATGCCATAAAAACCTTTACGTTTGTAAGTTTTTTGTCGGTTATTCAAAGTCGTATTTTAGGTTCGTTAATGCCTCaaatttacaacttttttttcttCAGTTTTACCCTTTTTACAAACTTATCCGATAAAACTGAAAATTTCTATCAAACTTAAAGATTTTAATGAAGCAGAAAACTAAACTTAAAGGCTTTCATGAaccaaaaaaaaatgataaaatcgAACATTTTTGTCAAACGTATAGACTTTAATAAATCAAagaataaaacttaaaaaaaaaaaaaaaaaaaaaaaaaaaaaaaaaaaaactaagtttTAAACATTTGGTTTTAATGAATCGAAAATCTACAACATTGCAAAACTGATTACAAACATAAGGGTTTTTATATCATTATTCTTTTCTAATTTTCTTAAATATACCATTTgtaaattatattaaaatgtatatatatatatatatatatatatatatatatatatatatatatatatatatatatatatatatatatatatatatatcaactagTTTTACTAGACGTCATCTTTTATCGGTTATCAAGTTGTCAAACATAACCTTGAAGATTATATAAGTATTATATTCTATATTTGGTTTATTATCTAGACCACATAAATACTATATGTTAGATCTTTTTATTGCAATTGCAATTGcatgttttataatttttaacttTGTATAATTTTGATGCCTCTTATAGTGCATTGCAACTCATCCCGATACAAGACTCGAACTTCTCAAAGGTATTTTCATATTCTTTTTCCTATTTATGCTTTTTTAGAGCTAATGTTATAAAAGgtcttatattttgtgttttctcGAATTAAatctaaattttattttatttttcagaaaaaaaaatcttatattttttcattatattaGATCTGGcatttttagtcatttttttccgaaaaaaaaaacttgtaaatGGCAGGGTTTTTTATGATGTTAACCAATTTTTTTATCGagttgaaattatatatattgttaatttatccaaaaaaaaatccTAATTTAATATTATTGTATATATTAATTGCAGCCCATATACCTGTATACATATACCCTTTTCTCAACACCACTGAGAAACAACTTGTGCACTATGATTACTTGCGAGTTAACAGCCTAGGTGTCATTGGGGCCCTTCTCAAGGTACTTACTAACAATATGATTTACTCTTAATAAAACAATCATTTTacgtaatattttttttatactaTGTGTTTTAATTTTAAACAGGAACAATGCCCAAAAACTGATGAAATCGTTCATTATCTTTTGCAAAGTGAAATGGTTCCTTTGTGCCTCCGTTGCATGGACGTGGGTAGCGACCTCACAAAATCCGTAAGTTCAGTTTTAATTATAAACCAAACGTTTTAATTAATTGATATTATAATTAAATTCACATTTCACGAACAATATATATACAGGTTGCAGCATTTGTGATTGGCAAGATTTTAGGTGAACCAGAAGGAAAGACCTACTGTGGGACATTTGCAGAGAGATTTTTTTCAGTGTCCAGGGCTTTGTCAAAAATGGTGGATGAGTTTTCTGGAAAGCCGTCACCCGCGTTGTTGAAAAATACGCTAATTTGCTACCTTCGACTCTCCGAAATATCGAGGTTAGTCGGGTAAATGAATCTTCACACTCACTTTTTATaacttaatttattattattatatgtaatAAAATGTTGCTTTCAATATTAAATGGCTTGAATTTACACCCACATGGTAAAAAGAAAATACAATTGTAGGTGCTGTAATGTGTTGAAGAAACGCTACCCTGAGCGATTGAGGAACCCCGTATACCTCAACCATGTCTGTGTACGTACATCTACGCTCTTAAATTCTGGAATTTGGttcaatattttttaaaatatttaagaaaTTAAGCTGTTATTTCTACCTAAAGTAaagaatatattatatatttgtaaTTTGTAGGATGGAAATACTAGAGCTCTGGCTGAACAGGTGCTACAAAACATCATGGGAAGACAGCAAGTTGAAGCTGTACCAGTGGAAGCCTTAGTTTCAGCCACGAGATCCATGCAAACGTAGAACATCACTGCTTCATGTCCTAACAATTCCAGATTATTATCTTGTTTATATGCGATATGTTACTTTGTGGAATTATATGGTTTCTTCAACTTCAAGATATACATAATAAACTCCTTAGGACCAAGGATTTGAAAATACATTCATCATGGATTCCTTAAAAGTAATAATATTACAATGATAATTAAAGCAACTAAGAAAAgtaaccaaaacaaatgaaatcCAAAGAGGAACAACAAGATTCGTAATAAAAATGCAACTTTCCAACAAACACTGGATCTCACAACTCACAACCCACAATCATCTTCCGCTATCTATTTACAgaatttttctctctctctctataatcCAACTCAAAAggtatacaagtactacaacaaGAGGATTGATTCATACTTCCATTCAACCATACAAAAGTGGTCTAAAACACCTAAtgccaattgccaaatctcatagaGTAAATAAATTACCTGTAATAACAACCAATTTTCCACATTTTTCCATTTCTAGCAACCAACTGTAATTTTTTCTAATTTAGATTGCAACACAATAAAGAATTGGCATAAAAACTAGCCACTATACTCTTGTCATTCATTAGTCGGTTGCCTAAAATGAATAAAACATGGAAAATTGGTTGCTATTACAAGCaatttaaaccaatttcaatTGTACAAATGCATCTCACCTTTTTCAGATGAAGATCCTCTTAGCCATGAGAAGGACCACGATCATCTGTCTTTGAGGGGATTGAAAGCTCACTTTTAAGCATGAAAGACAAATCATGCATTTGTGACAACAACATTTGTACTTCATTTT is part of the Lactuca sativa cultivar Salinas chromosome 7, Lsat_Salinas_v11, whole genome shotgun sequence genome and harbors:
- the LOC111911994 gene encoding uncharacterized protein LOC111911994, with amino-acid sequence MENLPESLYVDPEGGSSSNSAPKNTARRQPQPQQFSASDRAEIQQLINLLNHPHTRAEAITQLNRVYTRHKLFVQNLFSPQSTVLIASKLVMRVFRSLYKSSATPHRSCDIRSHSNDEKRKTLLFSNGKGGRELGLLLWNSRDTIFSLLEELLGVYKLLSPPKLGMGEATRVCNALALLQCIATHPDTRLELLKAHIPVYIYPFLNTTEKQLVHYDYLRVNSLGTMPKN
- the LOC122194416 gene encoding uncharacterized protein LOC122194416 translates to MVPLCLRCMDVGSDLTKSVAAFVIGKILGEPEGKTYCGTFAERFFSVSRALSKMVDEFSGKPSPALLKNTLICYLRLSEISRCCNVLKKRYPERLRNPVYLNHVCDGNTRALAEQVLQNIMGRQQVEAVPVEALVSATRSMQT